Proteins encoded by one window of Chryseobacterium sp. POL2:
- a CDS encoding M16 family metallopeptidase, whose amino-acid sequence MKLKQLSIASLAFFGMLTNAQEIKFEEYTLPNGMNVILHQDNSAPVVTSGVMYHVGAKDEEVGRSGFAHFFEHLLFEGTANIKRGEWFKVVSSNGGTNNANTTNDRTYYYETFPSNNLQLGLWMEADRLRHPIINQIGVDTQREVVKEEKRLRMDNQPYGNLLTALQNNLFTKHPYRWTTIGTMEDLNNAKLSEFQDFFKKYYSPNNATLVVAGDFKTDQTKKWIEEYYGSIPRGPEITRVSIKEDPITQPKEVTWADPNIQIPAYLFSYRVPGSRDKESYALSMLSTYLSGGKSSVLYKKMVDQDKKALEIQAINLGLEDYGIFAVFAIPMGSTTKDALQKDIDAEITKLQTTLISDEDYQKLQNIEENQFVNANSSVQGIASSLATYKVLYGDANLINKEIDIYRSITKEDLRNAAKKYLNPNQRVIINYVPEKK is encoded by the coding sequence ATGAAATTAAAACAATTATCCATTGCTTCGCTAGCATTTTTCGGAATGCTGACGAACGCACAAGAAATTAAGTTTGAAGAATATACGCTTCCTAACGGAATGAATGTTATTCTTCACCAAGACAATTCCGCGCCAGTAGTAACTTCTGGTGTAATGTATCATGTTGGGGCTAAAGATGAAGAAGTCGGCAGAAGCGGTTTTGCACACTTTTTTGAACACCTTTTATTCGAAGGTACAGCCAATATTAAAAGAGGAGAATGGTTCAAAGTGGTATCATCTAACGGTGGTACAAACAACGCGAACACAACCAATGACAGAACTTATTATTACGAAACCTTCCCATCCAACAATCTGCAATTGGGACTGTGGATGGAAGCTGACAGATTGCGCCATCCTATTATTAACCAAATCGGTGTTGACACACAGCGTGAAGTTGTAAAAGAAGAAAAAAGACTTCGTATGGATAACCAGCCTTACGGAAATCTTTTGACCGCTTTACAAAATAACTTGTTCACAAAACATCCTTACCGATGGACAACCATAGGAACTATGGAAGATCTTAACAATGCTAAGTTAAGCGAGTTCCAGGATTTCTTTAAAAAATATTATTCTCCAAACAATGCGACTTTGGTTGTAGCTGGAGATTTCAAAACGGATCAAACAAAAAAATGGATTGAAGAATATTATGGCTCCATCCCAAGAGGTCCAGAAATAACGCGTGTTTCTATCAAAGAAGATCCTATTACACAGCCAAAAGAAGTAACCTGGGCAGACCCCAACATTCAGATTCCTGCTTATTTGTTCTCTTACAGAGTTCCGGGAAGCCGTGACAAAGAATCTTATGCACTAAGCATGCTTTCAACTTATCTAAGTGGCGGTAAATCTTCTGTCTTGTACAAAAAAATGGTAGATCAGGACAAAAAAGCTTTGGAAATACAAGCGATTAATTTAGGTCTTGAAGATTACGGTATTTTCGCTGTATTTGCCATTCCGATGGGTTCTACAACAAAAGACGCTTTACAAAAAGATATCGATGCTGAAATTACAAAATTACAAACCACTCTTATTTCGGACGAAGATTATCAAAAACTTCAAAACATCGAAGAAAATCAGTTTGTTAATGCCAATTCAAGCGTTCAGGGTATTGCAAGTTCTTTAGCAACTTACAAAGTTTTGTATGGCGATGCTAATTTAATTAATAAAGAAATTGACATCTACCGTTCTATTACAAAAGAGGATTTGAGAAATGCTGCGAAAAAATATCTTAATCCTAACCAACGTGTCATCATCAATTACGTACCTGAGAAAAAATAA
- a CDS encoding ABC transporter ATP-binding protein — protein MIRIQNLTKIYGDRQVLNIPELNLSESQTIGLVGNNGAGKTTLFSLILDLIEASSGSVEIDDEKVNVSENWKNKVSAFIDESFLIGYLTPEEYFYFLGELRGWNKASVDSFLTEFVEFFNGEVLNAKKYIRDLSKGNMKKVGIVGALIGKPQYIVLDEPFANLDPSTQIKLKNLVKQWSNNSDSTFIISSHDLVHTTEISDRIVVLNKGELVRDIQTSPETLQELEHFFTENI, from the coding sequence ATGATAAGAATTCAAAATTTAACAAAAATATATGGCGATCGCCAAGTTCTTAATATTCCTGAACTTAATCTTTCTGAAAGCCAAACCATTGGCTTGGTCGGAAACAACGGCGCTGGGAAAACCACACTTTTCAGCTTAATTTTAGATTTAATAGAAGCCTCGTCTGGATCAGTGGAAATAGATGACGAAAAAGTCAACGTTTCCGAAAATTGGAAAAACAAAGTTTCCGCATTTATTGATGAAAGCTTTCTTATTGGTTATTTGACACCCGAAGAATATTTTTATTTCTTAGGAGAACTTCGTGGTTGGAACAAAGCCAGCGTTGACAGTTTTTTAACAGAATTTGTTGAGTTTTTCAATGGAGAAGTCCTGAATGCCAAAAAATACATCCGCGATCTTTCCAAAGGAAACATGAAAAAGGTAGGTATTGTCGGCGCCCTCATTGGCAAACCGCAATACATCGTTTTGGATGAGCCCTTTGCAAATCTTGATCCGTCCACACAGATTAAACTTAAAAATTTAGTAAAACAATGGTCCAACAATTCAGATTCTACATTCATTATTTCTAGCCACGATTTAGTACATACCACAGAAATATCCGATAGAATTGTAGTCCTTAATAAAGGAGAATTGGTCCGCGACATCCAAACTTCTCCAGAAACCTTACAAGAGCTCGAGCATTTTTTCACAGAAAACATATAG
- a CDS encoding DUF5687 family protein → MIKPFLSLEFKNFMRSSTLAANVAMKIFQIFIIIYFLAVFVGLSIFAFYYPKQELHVDPLQFVGRFLLYAFLADIVLRYFMQQMPTQNIKAFLTMNIPKNTIVKYLISKTFLSFFTWGNVFLYLPFVVLLLIDGYSWLGCLAWFTAIILMYFISNLLNILMNGKDKIAYLIGAFLFIAVVLDYFKIISFRDISGTIFYAFYEKPWLAILPMLVFLPLLYLCFNYIKNIFYLDKALETKKEEAKSENIQFLNKFGILGTFMNNDIRMLKRSKAARAIAIGGFLFLFYGLLMFSTPSYKTPFMLMFLGLFVTGGFQMLFGQRVPSFDSSYYPLMMSLNVPYKEYLKAKWWLVNIVTFVSMFMALFYAFFGWKVYFTFFAAGLYNIGVNSQITLLSGAFNKNPMDLNTAKKSMGQQNNLSLKNILLVIPKILLPMLIFGGANHFFGTIGGVVAIAAVGIIGFLLREKVFDYITKLYKKEKYDTLVEFKKTS, encoded by the coding sequence ATGATAAAACCTTTTCTAAGTTTGGAGTTTAAAAACTTTATGCGTTCTAGCACTTTAGCAGCCAATGTTGCGATGAAGATTTTCCAGATTTTCATCATCATTTATTTTCTGGCGGTTTTTGTGGGTCTTAGCATTTTTGCTTTTTATTATCCAAAACAAGAGTTGCATGTTGATCCATTGCAATTTGTAGGTAGATTTTTGTTATACGCTTTTTTGGCAGACATTGTTTTGCGCTATTTTATGCAACAAATGCCAACGCAGAACATCAAAGCATTTTTAACAATGAACATCCCCAAAAACACCATTGTTAAATATTTGATTTCTAAAACCTTTTTATCATTCTTCACTTGGGGAAACGTGTTTTTGTATCTTCCTTTTGTCGTGTTGCTATTGATAGATGGCTATAGTTGGCTTGGATGTTTGGCTTGGTTTACAGCCATTATTTTAATGTATTTCATTAGCAATTTGTTGAATATTTTAATGAACGGAAAAGACAAAATCGCGTATTTGATTGGTGCATTTCTTTTCATTGCCGTTGTTTTAGACTATTTTAAAATTATTTCTTTCAGAGATATTTCGGGAACGATATTTTATGCTTTCTATGAAAAACCTTGGTTAGCCATTCTTCCTATGTTGGTGTTTTTGCCCTTGTTGTATTTGTGTTTTAATTATATAAAAAATATTTTCTATCTGGACAAAGCTCTGGAAACCAAAAAAGAAGAAGCCAAATCTGAAAATATTCAATTCTTAAACAAGTTTGGGATATTAGGCACTTTTATGAACAACGACATCAGAATGTTGAAACGCAGCAAGGCAGCACGCGCTATCGCCATCGGAGGTTTTTTATTTTTATTTTATGGCTTATTAATGTTTTCTACGCCATCTTACAAAACGCCTTTCATGCTGATGTTTTTAGGACTTTTTGTAACGGGAGGTTTTCAGATGCTATTCGGACAAAGAGTTCCGTCGTTTGACAGCTCGTATTATCCGCTAATGATGAGTCTGAATGTTCCTTATAAAGAATATCTAAAAGCCAAATGGTGGCTGGTAAATATCGTGACGTTTGTGTCAATGTTTATGGCATTATTTTATGCCTTTTTTGGGTGGAAAGTTTATTTCACATTTTTCGCGGCAGGCCTTTATAATATTGGTGTAAATTCTCAAATCACTTTATTATCTGGCGCATTTAATAAAAACCCAATGGACCTCAACACCGCAAAAAAATCAATGGGACAACAGAATAATCTCAGTCTCAAAAACATATTGCTCGTTATTCCGAAAATACTTTTACCAATGTTAATTTTCGGAGGCGCAAATCATTTTTTTGGGACAATAGGTGGCGTTGTAGCCATTGCCGCTGTCGGCATTATCGGATTTTTGCTGAGAGAAAAGGTGTTTGACTACATCACAAAGCTTTATAAAAAAGAAAAATACGACACCTTGGTCGAGTTTAAAAAAACATCTTAA
- the dnaB gene encoding replicative DNA helicase — protein sequence MAQKETLSSLTQGNFAKELSISDGKMPPNAVDFEKLVIGTFLIDRKGLDHSIDLLTPEVFYDPRHTTIFEAILKLYETNSPIDMMTVIQELKRTERLNLAGGDHYIIDLTLGVSSSAHIEYHVRVILEKFILRSLINVSANVIDSSYKETTDVFELLDKAEQSFFEITNGTIKKGFDTANSLVKEAIDKIKSLKDKEGLSGVPSGFSALDKETGGWQNSDLIIIAARPAMGKTAFILSMARNITVDNNIPLALFSLEMASVQLITRMIASETGISSENLRKGTLSDQEWSSLFTNVSALENAPLYIDETPSLSIFDFRAKCRRLVMQHGVKIIMVDYLQLMTANSGKAGGNREQEIAMISRSLKAIAKELNVPVIALSQLSRTVETRPGKRPMLSDLRESGAIEQDADIVSFIFRPEYYKIAVWDNDEEGMETPTENQAEIIIAKHRNGATADVRLAFHKNIGKFDDIETLGNAYGGGFGGSTPSGFGSGNFEAPDFGKITVTGTPDSAFGPAIPSKGQVSGSAMNDDDDDEMPF from the coding sequence ATGGCTCAAAAAGAAACCTTATCGTCGCTTACACAAGGCAATTTTGCTAAAGAATTATCCATTTCGGATGGCAAAATGCCACCTAATGCTGTTGATTTTGAAAAACTGGTTATCGGGACTTTTTTAATTGATAGAAAAGGATTGGACCATTCTATCGACCTGCTGACGCCAGAGGTGTTTTACGATCCGCGACATACGACGATTTTTGAAGCAATACTCAAACTTTATGAGACCAATTCGCCCATCGATATGATGACCGTTATTCAGGAACTTAAAAGAACTGAAAGACTCAATCTTGCAGGAGGCGACCATTACATCATTGATTTGACATTAGGTGTTAGCTCTTCAGCGCATATCGAATATCACGTTCGGGTGATTTTGGAGAAATTTATTCTTCGCTCTTTAATTAATGTTTCTGCCAATGTCATCGACAGTTCTTACAAAGAAACGACCGATGTTTTTGAACTTCTTGATAAAGCAGAACAATCTTTCTTTGAAATTACAAACGGAACCATTAAAAAAGGTTTCGATACCGCCAACTCTTTGGTAAAAGAGGCGATTGACAAGATAAAATCATTAAAAGATAAAGAAGGTCTTTCTGGTGTTCCATCAGGATTTTCTGCTTTGGATAAAGAAACAGGAGGCTGGCAAAATTCGGACCTTATTATTATTGCAGCTCGTCCAGCGATGGGGAAAACCGCTTTCATACTTTCTATGGCACGAAATATCACTGTAGATAATAATATTCCTTTGGCGCTTTTCTCTCTGGAGATGGCTTCTGTACAGTTGATTACCAGGATGATTGCTTCCGAAACGGGTATTTCTTCCGAAAATTTAAGAAAAGGAACATTGTCCGATCAAGAATGGAGCAGCTTGTTTACCAATGTTTCAGCTTTGGAAAACGCACCGCTTTATATTGATGAAACGCCATCTTTGTCCATCTTTGACTTTAGAGCAAAATGTCGAAGATTGGTTATGCAACACGGTGTTAAAATCATCATGGTCGATTACCTTCAGCTGATGACTGCTAATTCTGGAAAAGCAGGAGGCAATCGTGAACAAGAAATTGCCATGATTTCACGATCATTAAAAGCCATTGCAAAAGAATTAAATGTTCCTGTTATTGCCCTTTCTCAGTTATCGAGAACGGTAGAAACGCGTCCTGGAAAACGTCCTATGTTATCCGATTTGAGAGAATCTGGAGCCATTGAGCAAGATGCTGATATTGTGTCATTTATTTTCCGTCCAGAATATTATAAAATTGCTGTTTGGGATAATGATGAAGAAGGTATGGAAACGCCGACCGAAAATCAAGCCGAGATTATCATTGCAAAACACCGTAATGGTGCAACAGCCGATGTGCGATTAGCTTTCCACAAAAATATTGGTAAATTCGATGATATCGAAACGCTTGGCAACGCTTATGGTGGTGGTTTTGGCGGTTCGACTCCTTCTGGATTTGGTTCAGGAAATTTCGAAGCGCCAGATTTTGGAAAAATCACGGTTACCGGAACGCCAGATTCTGCATTTGGACCAGCAATTCCTTCTAAAGGACAAGTTTCTGGTTCTGCGATGAACGATGATGACGATGATGAAATGCCTTTTTAA
- the rnhA gene encoding ribonuclease HI gives MKIEIFTDGACSGNPGKGGFGILMRVPEKQYQKHFSAGFRLTTNNRMELMAVVVALSKLKDEGHDVHIYTDSKYVSDAVNQNWIAGWVKRAWKNVKNPDLWQTLIPLLKKYNPKFHWIKGHAGHPENELVDQLAVKAAQNANLQVDSYFENQNNGGLF, from the coding sequence TTGAAAATCGAAATTTTTACCGATGGCGCATGTAGTGGAAATCCTGGAAAAGGAGGTTTTGGAATCCTTATGCGCGTTCCCGAAAAACAATATCAAAAACATTTCTCCGCAGGCTTCAGATTAACAACCAATAACCGAATGGAGTTAATGGCTGTTGTGGTTGCTTTGTCAAAATTAAAAGATGAAGGACACGATGTCCATATCTATACGGACAGCAAGTATGTGTCGGATGCGGTTAACCAAAACTGGATTGCTGGTTGGGTAAAACGCGCTTGGAAAAATGTTAAGAATCCCGACTTGTGGCAAACTTTGATTCCGTTATTGAAAAAGTACAATCCAAAATTCCATTGGATAAAAGGTCACGCAGGTCATCCCGAAAACGAATTGGTTGACCAGCTTGCTGTAAAAGCGGCTCAAAATGCTAATCTTCAGGTTGATAGCTATTTTGAGAATCAAAACAATGGCGGGCTTTTCTAA
- a CDS encoding NAD(P)H-dependent oxidoreductase, with product MNYLEALRWRYSVKKFSGEKISKVALENILEAGRLSVSSMGLQPYKLIVVESDEEIKRLIPAFYNESQISTCSHLVAIVSKTKIDPDYVDAYFAHISDERGIDMETLSVFRNNIDKFVSSYDTNTLSHWSEKQAYILLGTMITAAAEEMVDTCPMEGFRHDKLSEALNLNLLEERVAVVLALGKRADDDVFQNLKKIRKPLDKFIKFI from the coding sequence ATGAATTATTTGGAAGCTTTGCGTTGGCGGTATTCCGTGAAGAAATTTAGTGGAGAAAAGATTTCGAAAGTAGCTCTGGAAAATATTCTAGAGGCAGGACGTTTGTCAGTAAGTTCGATGGGATTGCAGCCTTATAAATTGATTGTGGTAGAATCGGACGAAGAAATAAAAAGATTGATTCCGGCATTTTATAACGAGTCACAAATAAGTACTTGCTCTCATCTTGTCGCGATTGTGTCGAAAACCAAAATAGATCCAGATTATGTAGATGCTTATTTTGCACATATATCGGATGAACGTGGAATTGATATGGAAACACTTTCTGTATTTCGGAATAATATTGACAAATTCGTTTCAAGTTATGATACAAATACGTTGAGTCATTGGTCTGAAAAACAAGCCTATATACTTTTGGGTACCATGATAACCGCAGCAGCGGAAGAAATGGTTGATACGTGCCCGATGGAAGGTTTTAGACATGATAAATTGTCTGAGGCATTAAATTTGAATCTCTTGGAAGAACGTGTTGCTGTGGTATTGGCTTTAGGAAAAAGAGCTGATGATGACGTGTTTCAGAACTTGAAAAAAATTAGAAAACCTTTGGATAAATTCATTAAATTTATCTAA
- the nadB gene encoding L-aspartate oxidase codes for MIKTDVLVIGSGISGLSYAIKISEQLPDTKIIIVTKADEDESNTKYAQGGLAVVTDFDKDNFQKHIDDTIRAGDGENDPEVVKMVVEEAPKRFREIVEWGAKFDQENGKFALGREGGHTENRIVHHKDITGFEIERALLETARNSPNIEILPYHYVIDLLTQHHVPGKDLDPDNIHCYGAYILDEKQKRIKKITAKITLVATGGAGHVYKNTTNPIIATGDGIAFVARAFGKVSNMQYYQFHPTALYSKLDGMLFLISEAVRGDGAKLRTKQGKSFMQKYDSREELASRDIVARAIDNEMKTSGDEYVGLDCREMDKEKFVKHFPNIYNKCLSEGIDPFKQLIPVVPAAHYLMGGINIDKDGQSSIKNLFSVGECTNSGLHGANRLASNSLLEGLIFGHNAAIKSMELLQENNFNFDDLKAIPEWNEEGMKIMDEMVLVSYLRKQLQEMMSDLVSIVRSNERLKIAQKKHQDISEAVNELYNYSILSPQLSELRNLVSVSGLIINQSLEMKVNKGAFYNKDLN; via the coding sequence ATGATTAAAACGGATGTTTTAGTAATTGGTTCAGGGATCTCAGGATTGTCCTACGCCATCAAAATATCGGAGCAACTTCCCGACACCAAAATCATAATTGTTACCAAAGCGGACGAGGATGAAAGTAATACCAAATATGCCCAAGGTGGTCTTGCTGTAGTTACGGATTTTGATAAAGATAATTTCCAAAAACATATTGATGATACGATACGTGCGGGTGACGGAGAAAATGATCCCGAGGTTGTGAAAATGGTTGTTGAAGAAGCACCAAAGCGTTTTCGAGAAATTGTAGAATGGGGTGCAAAATTTGACCAAGAGAACGGAAAATTTGCTTTGGGTCGGGAAGGAGGGCATACCGAAAACAGAATTGTTCATCACAAAGATATTACTGGTTTTGAAATTGAACGTGCCTTATTGGAAACGGCTCGCAATTCTCCGAATATAGAAATTCTTCCATATCATTATGTTATTGACTTGTTAACCCAGCATCACGTACCTGGAAAAGATTTGGATCCAGATAATATCCATTGTTATGGCGCCTATATTTTGGACGAAAAGCAAAAGCGCATCAAAAAAATTACGGCCAAAATAACTTTAGTTGCAACAGGAGGCGCTGGACACGTTTATAAAAACACAACAAATCCAATAATTGCAACGGGAGATGGTATTGCCTTTGTGGCACGTGCTTTTGGTAAGGTTAGCAATATGCAATATTATCAATTTCATCCTACGGCATTGTATTCGAAGTTGGATGGGATGCTGTTTTTAATCTCGGAAGCGGTGCGCGGCGATGGTGCAAAACTTCGTACCAAACAAGGCAAATCTTTCATGCAAAAATATGATTCGCGCGAAGAACTGGCGTCACGAGATATTGTCGCACGTGCCATCGATAATGAGATGAAAACAAGTGGTGACGAATATGTTGGTCTGGATTGTCGCGAAATGGATAAAGAAAAATTTGTAAAGCATTTCCCGAATATCTATAATAAATGTCTTAGCGAAGGTATTGATCCTTTCAAACAGTTGATACCTGTTGTCCCTGCAGCACATTATTTGATGGGCGGCATTAACATTGATAAAGATGGACAATCTTCTATTAAGAATCTTTTTTCTGTCGGCGAATGTACCAATTCTGGACTTCATGGTGCTAACAGACTAGCGTCTAATTCTTTATTGGAAGGTTTGATTTTTGGGCATAATGCCGCAATAAAATCAATGGAACTTTTGCAAGAGAATAATTTTAATTTTGATGATCTTAAAGCGATTCCAGAATGGAATGAAGAAGGCATGAAGATTATGGACGAAATGGTTCTGGTAAGTTATCTTAGAAAACAACTACAGGAGATGATGAGCGATTTGGTGAGTATCGTTAGAAGTAATGAGCGTCTTAAAATAGCACAAAAAAAACACCAAGATATTTCCGAGGCGGTTAACGAATTGTACAACTATTCTATACTTTCACCACAATTATCAGAACTTCGAAATCTGGTAAGTGTTTCTGGACTTATCATTAATCAATCTTTAGAAATGAAAGTCAACAAAGGGGCTTTTTATAATAAAGATTTGAATTGA
- the nadC gene encoding carboxylating nicotinate-nucleotide diphosphorylase has protein sequence MTKPAYITNKALHTFIKAAILEDIHTGDVSTLSTIPKDLVQQAKLLVKEDCILAGVDMALEIFNYVDKDLEVDVFIKDGEQAKVGEIAFLVRGKAQSILSAERLVLNCMQRMSGIATLTHEWDQRLVGTKTKLLDTRKTTPNFRICEKWAVAIGGGTNHRYGLYDMIMLKDNHIDYNGSITNAVKMAKDYLEKNKLKLKIEVETRNLKEVEEAIEADVDRIMLDNMDVKTMAEAVQLINGKCESEASGGITRDQLKNIAATGVTYISAGALTHSAKNIDLSLKAVE, from the coding sequence ATGACAAAACCAGCCTATATAACCAATAAAGCCTTACATACATTTATAAAAGCGGCAATTTTGGAAGATATCCATACAGGAGATGTTTCTACATTGTCGACCATTCCCAAAGACTTAGTGCAACAAGCCAAACTTTTAGTAAAAGAAGACTGCATTTTGGCGGGTGTTGACATGGCTTTGGAGATTTTTAATTATGTTGACAAAGATCTGGAAGTTGATGTTTTTATTAAGGATGGTGAACAGGCAAAAGTTGGAGAAATCGCATTTTTGGTTCGAGGAAAAGCGCAGTCTATTTTGTCTGCTGAACGATTGGTTCTCAATTGTATGCAACGTATGAGTGGTATTGCTACTTTAACCCACGAATGGGACCAAAGATTGGTTGGTACAAAAACCAAGCTTTTGGACACTCGAAAGACCACGCCTAATTTTAGAATTTGTGAAAAATGGGCAGTTGCTATTGGCGGCGGAACCAACCATCGTTACGGATTATATGATATGATCATGCTAAAAGACAACCATATTGATTATAACGGTAGTATTACCAATGCTGTGAAAATGGCTAAAGACTATCTTGAAAAAAATAAATTAAAACTGAAAATAGAAGTCGAAACCCGTAATCTAAAAGAGGTTGAAGAGGCTATTGAGGCAGATGTTGATAGGATTATGCTCGACAACATGGATGTGAAAACCATGGCAGAAGCAGTGCAACTTATCAATGGAAAATGTGAGTCCGAAGCCTCTGGAGGAATTACAAGAGACCAGCTCAAAAACATTGCTGCTACTGGCGTAACCTACATCTCGGCTGGAGCATTAACACATTCGGCAAAAAATATTGACCTAAGTTTGAAAGCTGTAGAATAG
- a CDS encoding TonB-dependent receptor plug domain-containing protein, with translation MKSNLRRRSLSIVLTLSTASIYFAQQKPLDTIKSNDIDEVVIMSVADIAKDRKTPVAVSTIKEGQIVERLGNQEFPEILKSTPSIYTTKGGGGFGDARVNVRGFDMNNIAVMVNGVPVNDMESGAVYWSNWAGLSDVTSAMQIQRGLGSSKLAIASVGGTINVLTRAADKKREGNVTIGLGNDGYLKSLFSYNTGKSAKGWSSSFLMARTAGATYVDGSDFEAYNYYFALGYQPNEKHDFQFTFTGAPQWHNQNYQSRIDVLQKYGSEDKPNRRYNSNWGYLNGELMSQSVNFYSKPLMSVNWDWKINEKSKLSTVLYASWGRGGGTGVLGNINGVNINSLPKTQDGQLRFDDIYAWNQGAVIADFKDKNGVALANPTPGIATRSNGLVRRTHVNSHDWYGFLTNFQHKFNSNWSFSGGLDGRYYYGYHPGVISDFLG, from the coding sequence ATGAAAAGCAATCTCAGAAGACGATCATTATCAATCGTTTTAACACTATCAACAGCAAGCATTTACTTTGCTCAACAAAAACCTCTCGATACAATTAAATCTAATGATATCGATGAAGTAGTTATCATGAGTGTTGCTGACATCGCAAAAGACAGAAAAACACCTGTCGCAGTGTCAACAATCAAAGAAGGACAAATCGTAGAAAGACTAGGGAATCAAGAGTTTCCTGAAATCTTAAAATCAACACCATCTATCTATACTACAAAAGGTGGTGGTGGTTTTGGAGATGCACGTGTTAATGTGCGTGGTTTTGACATGAACAATATTGCTGTAATGGTAAATGGTGTGCCTGTTAACGATATGGAATCAGGTGCAGTATATTGGTCAAACTGGGCAGGACTATCTGACGTAACTTCAGCAATGCAAATCCAAAGAGGTTTAGGTTCTTCCAAGCTTGCTATTGCATCTGTTGGAGGTACTATCAACGTATTGACAAGAGCGGCAGATAAAAAAAGAGAAGGTAATGTTACAATAGGCTTGGGTAACGATGGTTATTTAAAAAGTTTATTTTCATACAATACAGGTAAATCAGCAAAAGGATGGTCTTCATCTTTCTTAATGGCAAGAACGGCTGGCGCAACTTATGTTGATGGTTCAGATTTCGAAGCTTATAATTATTATTTTGCTTTGGGTTATCAACCAAATGAAAAACACGATTTTCAGTTTACTTTCACAGGAGCTCCTCAATGGCATAATCAAAATTACCAATCAAGAATTGATGTGCTACAAAAATATGGCAGCGAAGATAAACCAAACAGAAGATATAATTCTAACTGGGGATATCTTAATGGAGAGCTTATGTCACAATCCGTTAACTTTTACAGTAAGCCTTTAATGTCTGTTAACTGGGATTGGAAAATAAATGAAAAATCAAAATTATCAACTGTGCTTTATGCCTCTTGGGGTAGAGGTGGAGGAACAGGTGTTCTTGGTAACATCAATGGAGTTAATATTAACTCATTGCCAAAAACTCAAGATGGTCAGTTAAGATTTGATGATATCTATGCATGGAACCAAGGAGCTGTTATTGCAGACTTTAAAGATAAAAACGGTGTTGCTTTGGCTAATCCTACACCAGGAATTGCAACAAGAAGCAATGGTCTTGTTAGAAGAACGCACGTTAACTCACATGACTGGTACGGTTTTTTAACGAACTTCCAGCATAAATTTAATAGCAATTGGAGCTTTTCAGGAGGGCTTGATGGAAGATACTATTATGGATACCACCCAGGTGTGATTTCTGATTTTTTGGGGTAA